The Chryseolinea soli genome contains a region encoding:
- a CDS encoding T9SS type A sorting domain-containing protein, with protein MKRSLLVILCISSTCIVQAQRYTIKKTSVTLDPQKAYFSNSLFIDDDGEQWIGGYGGAYRYNGSDFELQYTAAEVHGDTVKNILFSSTGDRWFETENGVAVKRGAAWQYFTNRTGNFVEQYTLKKKVGADIWVYHYFSEDPLPYALIRYTPEGETTIPMDYESLHPYIYDFDQTDNGTYYAVGNGGVYSLAGDHWELDENILGYALAIDRENTIFLIDDSGTIRQRRKKDDAFSEVVDPVLKGIARGSVIADDFGKVFFMGTASIAVHEDADSYLLTMPNGYTFPQLPQSDKNGNLWYLSRQYSDDFKTETIDFNQVGFIFPGEENLVHGLVFEDFNGDGLQQEDEPGVPNQSIAIAPGNVYAFTTSTGELLFHGSEGEMTMTWVQSDFWQAGSTPVHYTFQYPAAASQIFKIGIQRKTVYDAGITVSGLAVRPGFTTSYTVAVKNKGNQQITPEVTLHYDQTLSFVESSVAPQQHAEQTLTWTLPVLNAFEEKKINVSFQVPASTPLNTALFTLAQVTSLPSEEKTNDNIDSLHQVVTGSFDPNDKLVTEGILEEKYVVKGSFLTYTIRFQNTGTDTAFTVRARDVIDPHLDLTSLEVLSSSHRLQYYFDDRALTFILKNILLPDSTRDEPHSHGYIKYRIKGLPDIADNTDVTNAADIYFDFNTPVATNTVSNRYVDVLPDQRVTAVEKENVLLNSLFYPNPTTGAIMIDEHYAGKFQRATLITTTGKVIEERPIEKDRMQLTCEVPGLYLLNLSGPSATVMTKIMIIQSQ; from the coding sequence TTGAAAAGATCTCTCCTCGTCATCCTCTGCATTTCATCCACGTGTATCGTTCAGGCGCAGCGCTACACGATTAAAAAAACATCCGTAACCCTAGATCCGCAGAAGGCGTACTTCAGCAACAGCCTCTTTATAGACGACGATGGCGAACAGTGGATCGGCGGATACGGAGGAGCCTACCGGTACAATGGCTCGGACTTCGAACTACAGTACACGGCGGCTGAAGTCCATGGCGATACGGTCAAAAACATTCTATTCTCGTCTACAGGCGATCGCTGGTTCGAGACCGAGAATGGCGTGGCGGTGAAGCGCGGTGCAGCATGGCAATATTTCACCAACAGGACCGGCAATTTTGTAGAGCAATACACACTCAAAAAGAAGGTAGGGGCCGACATCTGGGTATATCACTACTTTTCAGAAGATCCCCTCCCCTATGCATTGATCCGATACACCCCGGAAGGTGAGACGACCATACCGATGGACTATGAGTCGCTGCATCCTTATATCTATGATTTTGATCAAACCGATAATGGCACCTACTATGCTGTCGGAAACGGTGGAGTATACTCACTCGCGGGCGATCATTGGGAGCTCGACGAAAATATTTTAGGATACGCGCTAGCCATCGACAGGGAGAATACCATATTCCTGATCGATGATTCGGGCACCATCCGCCAGCGAAGAAAAAAAGACGACGCTTTTTCGGAAGTCGTGGATCCCGTTCTTAAGGGTATAGCCCGCGGCAGCGTGATCGCTGATGATTTTGGGAAAGTGTTTTTTATGGGCACCGCCTCCATTGCTGTGCATGAGGACGCCGATTCTTATCTGCTCACCATGCCCAACGGCTACACGTTTCCCCAGCTTCCCCAGAGCGACAAGAATGGCAATCTTTGGTATTTGTCCCGCCAGTACAGCGACGACTTTAAAACGGAGACGATTGATTTTAACCAAGTGGGTTTTATATTTCCAGGCGAAGAAAATCTGGTGCATGGTCTGGTGTTCGAAGATTTCAATGGCGATGGCCTTCAACAAGAGGATGAACCTGGCGTTCCAAATCAAAGCATAGCCATCGCTCCGGGCAATGTCTACGCCTTTACTACGTCAACGGGTGAGCTACTCTTCCATGGCAGCGAAGGAGAAATGACCATGACCTGGGTTCAGAGTGATTTTTGGCAAGCGGGGAGCACACCGGTACACTATACCTTTCAATATCCAGCGGCAGCAAGCCAGATTTTTAAGATTGGCATTCAGCGAAAAACCGTTTACGACGCCGGCATCACCGTAAGCGGGTTGGCCGTCCGCCCGGGATTCACGACGAGTTATACGGTCGCTGTTAAGAACAAGGGCAATCAACAGATCACACCAGAAGTCACGCTGCACTACGATCAGACACTGAGCTTTGTTGAAAGCTCGGTGGCACCTCAACAGCACGCCGAACAAACACTGACGTGGACCCTGCCCGTCCTGAACGCCTTTGAGGAAAAGAAAATAAACGTAAGCTTCCAGGTGCCGGCAAGCACCCCCTTGAACACAGCCTTGTTCACGCTGGCCCAGGTAACGTCGCTACCCTCCGAAGAAAAAACAAACGACAACATTGACTCCCTGCACCAGGTCGTGACGGGCTCGTTCGATCCAAACGACAAACTTGTAACGGAAGGCATCCTGGAAGAAAAGTATGTTGTGAAAGGCTCCTTTCTCACGTACACCATCCGCTTTCAAAACACCGGTACGGATACCGCGTTCACCGTCAGGGCAAGAGACGTGATTGATCCTCATCTTGACCTCACGTCGCTAGAGGTGTTGTCTTCAAGCCATCGGCTTCAATATTACTTCGATGATCGCGCACTAACCTTCATCCTGAAAAACATACTCTTGCCGGACAGCACGCGCGACGAGCCCCACAGCCATGGCTACATCAAGTATCGCATCAAGGGGCTCCCGGATATCGCCGACAACACCGACGTAACCAATGCTGCCGACATCTATTTTGATTTCAACACACCGGTAGCAACCAACACCGTTTCCAATCGCTATGTCGACGTGCTTCCGGACCAGCGCGTAACGGCAGTCGAAAAAGAAAATGTATTGTTAAACAGTCTATTCTATCCCAACCCGACAACGGGTGCCATTATGATAGACGAACATTATGCCGGAAAATTTCAACGTGCCACGCTGATCACAACCACCGGCAAGGTCATCGAAGAACGCCCGATTGAAAAAGACCGGATGCAGCTGACGTGCGAAGTACCAGGACTATACCTGCTAAACCTTTCCGGACCATCGGCCACGGTGATGACAAAAATCATGATCATACAAAGTCAATAG
- a CDS encoding polyphosphate kinase 2 family protein, translating to MKEETTAKLENLTTLSKKELIKNAKIFSKQYRVGDGQEFKLKDYSTKPGVDLDASDKPLTKQALQLGVDALAALQETLYAQDKWSLLVIFQAMDAAGKDGAIKHVMSGVNPQGCQVSSFKAPSAEDLDHDFLWRCQRHLPERGRIGIFNRSYYEEVLVVRVHEQILKSQKLPEKLVTDNIWKSRFKDIRNFEKYLTRNGTIIIKIFLHVSKDEQKKRFIERVEDPDKNWKFSASDARERSYWDDYMNAYDEMIQKTSTEDSPWYVVPADNKAYARIAVASAIIHALDKMKLEYPKVSKEKIAELDGIKKALLAE from the coding sequence ATGAAAGAAGAAACAACTGCCAAACTGGAGAACCTCACCACGTTGAGTAAAAAGGAATTGATCAAGAACGCCAAGATCTTTTCCAAACAATATCGGGTTGGTGATGGACAAGAATTTAAGCTGAAAGATTACAGCACAAAGCCAGGCGTTGACCTGGACGCCAGCGACAAGCCCTTGACAAAACAGGCGCTGCAATTAGGCGTAGACGCCCTCGCCGCCCTGCAGGAGACTTTGTACGCCCAGGACAAATGGTCGCTCCTGGTAATTTTTCAGGCCATGGACGCGGCCGGCAAAGATGGAGCCATCAAGCATGTGATGTCGGGCGTGAATCCGCAAGGCTGCCAGGTATCGTCGTTTAAGGCGCCAAGCGCTGAAGACCTTGACCATGATTTCCTGTGGCGTTGCCAGAGACACTTGCCGGAGCGTGGGCGCATCGGTATTTTCAACCGGTCCTATTATGAGGAAGTGCTGGTGGTGAGGGTTCACGAACAAATTTTAAAATCACAAAAACTTCCTGAGAAACTGGTTACGGACAACATTTGGAAAAGCCGTTTTAAGGACATCCGTAATTTTGAAAAATACCTGACCCGGAACGGCACCATCATCATCAAAATATTTCTTCATGTGTCGAAAGACGAGCAGAAAAAGAGATTCATCGAACGGGTCGAGGATCCGGATAAGAATTGGAAGTTTAGTGCCAGCGACGCGCGCGAGCGCAGCTACTGGGACGACTATATGAATGCCTATGACGAGATGATCCAGAAAACCTCAACGGAAGATTCTCCCTGGTATGTGGTGCCCGCCGACAATAAGGCTTATGCACGCATTGCCGTTGCCTCGGCCATCATTCATGCCTTGGACAAAATGAAGTTGGAATACCCGAAGGTGAGCAAAGAAAAGATAGCCGAGCTGGACGGGATTAAAAAAGCATTACTTGCCGAATAG
- a CDS encoding arylsulfatase, whose product MKTNNFLLTALLLIVSCFALAQQKKPNILIIWGDDIGLWNVSAYNQGMMGYKTPNIDRIAKEGALFTDWYGQQSCTAGRACFITGQVGFRTGMLKVGLPGAKEGLKARDVTIAELLKGQGYKTGQFGKNHLGDLDEHLPTAHGFDEFFGSLYHLNAEEEPENPDYYKDPALIKEFGTRGVLHTWANADGTQKIEKTGPLTKKRMETIDDEVTKEALRFMEESKKADKPFFLWFNSTRMHVFTHLKKESDGKTGLGTYPDGMVEHDAHVGELLAMLKQLGLEENTIVMYSTDNGAEAFTWPDGGTTPFRGEKNTNWEGGYRVPTAIRWPGVIKPGTVLNDIFAHEDMLPTLLAAAGVPDVKEQLLKGMKVGNKTFKVHLDGYNITDALAGKAPSPRKEFFYFNDDGSLVALRYNNWKVVFAEQRAHGMDVWQDPFVPLRLPKIFNLRSDPFESADNHTMGYDKWRADRLFLLVPAQQYVGNFLATFREFPPSQKVGSFSLDQVLQTLQTAPKAGN is encoded by the coding sequence ATGAAAACAAACAACTTTCTACTCACAGCCCTGCTTCTGATAGTTTCATGCTTTGCGCTGGCACAGCAAAAGAAACCTAACATCCTGATTATTTGGGGCGACGACATTGGACTTTGGAATGTCAGTGCCTACAATCAAGGCATGATGGGTTACAAGACCCCTAATATCGATCGCATCGCCAAGGAAGGTGCACTTTTCACCGATTGGTATGGTCAACAAAGTTGCACCGCCGGCCGGGCATGTTTCATCACGGGACAAGTAGGTTTTAGAACGGGCATGCTCAAGGTGGGACTTCCAGGCGCGAAGGAAGGACTAAAAGCAAGAGATGTTACGATAGCCGAACTGTTGAAAGGGCAAGGCTATAAAACCGGTCAGTTCGGCAAAAACCATTTGGGTGATCTCGACGAGCACTTGCCGACCGCCCACGGATTTGATGAATTCTTTGGTTCGCTCTATCACCTCAACGCAGAAGAAGAACCCGAGAATCCAGACTACTATAAAGACCCCGCCCTGATCAAGGAATTTGGCACGCGCGGTGTACTTCACACGTGGGCCAACGCGGACGGCACACAAAAGATCGAGAAGACCGGGCCGCTCACCAAAAAGAGAATGGAGACCATAGACGACGAGGTAACAAAAGAGGCCCTTCGATTTATGGAGGAATCGAAGAAGGCCGACAAGCCCTTTTTTCTTTGGTTCAACTCCACCCGCATGCACGTGTTCACACACCTCAAGAAAGAAAGTGACGGCAAGACCGGCTTAGGCACTTATCCGGACGGCATGGTCGAACATGATGCTCACGTGGGAGAGCTGCTGGCAATGCTCAAGCAACTTGGGCTGGAAGAAAACACCATCGTGATGTACTCTACCGACAACGGAGCGGAAGCCTTCACGTGGCCCGACGGCGGCACGACGCCTTTCCGTGGCGAAAAGAACACAAACTGGGAAGGGGGCTACCGCGTGCCTACGGCCATTCGCTGGCCTGGCGTGATCAAACCGGGCACGGTACTCAACGACATTTTTGCCCATGAAGACATGCTCCCCACGCTCTTGGCGGCGGCCGGTGTGCCCGATGTGAAAGAGCAGTTGCTGAAAGGAATGAAAGTGGGTAACAAAACTTTCAAGGTACACCTGGATGGCTACAACATCACCGACGCCCTGGCCGGCAAGGCCCCCAGTCCACGCAAGGAGTTTTTTTATTTCAACGACGATGGGTCGCTAGTGGCGCTGCGCTATAACAACTGGAAAGTAGTTTTTGCCGAACAACGCGCGCATGGCATGGACGTCTGGCAAGATCCGTTTGTACCACTGCGACTGCCCAAAATATTTAACCTGCGCTCCGACCCGTTTGAAAGCGCGGACAACCATACGATGGGGTACGACAAATGGAGAGCAGACAGACTTTTCCTTTTGGTACCTGCACAACAATATGTGGGCAATTTCCTGGCCACCTTCAGGGAGTTTCCTCCAAGCCAGAAGGTTGGAAGCTTTAGTCTCGACCAGGTTTTGCAAACCCTGCAAACGGCACCAAAGGCGGGCAACTAA
- a CDS encoding RCC1 domain-containing protein → MAFLWLLSILLFVACEKDGNDPVPGPGPGCDTCGNPPPNGGQNESKVVAQLSTGHVHSLVLRGDTVWGTGYNVQGQLGAATPDRTKEPVSTLYGMKAISARYTHSLFLKVDNSLWGSGNNGHGEMGDGTTTDRLTPVKVMDDVKRFEAGFYRSFIIKTDQTLWATGNLDHSGLISSNDVKTPVEIEDSVLSVSSGTNHTLLLRTDSTLWVWGGNAFGELGDGTFENRTKPVKIMDHVKTMAAGFRCSYVVKADNTLWACGINQYGKLGDGSTTDKSAFVKIMDDVKMAAAGTEHVLFLKTDGTVWACGWNNYGQLGDGTRTDRPTPVKVMEGIRLIAAGSHRSLIVKEDNTVWGCGSGANGEFGIGITNFELSFKKMLLP, encoded by the coding sequence TTGGCATTTTTGTGGCTGTTGAGCATCCTGCTTTTTGTAGCCTGCGAAAAAGACGGCAATGACCCGGTCCCTGGTCCCGGTCCCGGTTGTGATACCTGTGGTAATCCCCCTCCGAACGGTGGACAAAATGAAAGCAAAGTAGTGGCACAACTCAGCACGGGTCACGTACACAGCCTGGTGTTGAGGGGTGATACCGTTTGGGGAACCGGGTATAATGTTCAGGGTCAATTGGGAGCCGCCACACCGGATAGGACAAAGGAACCCGTGAGCACGCTGTATGGTATGAAGGCTATTTCCGCACGCTATACGCACAGTCTTTTTTTGAAAGTCGACAATAGCCTTTGGGGTAGCGGCAATAACGGCCATGGCGAAATGGGTGACGGCACGACCACCGACCGGCTAACGCCGGTAAAAGTAATGGATGATGTAAAACGGTTTGAAGCCGGATTCTATCGCAGTTTTATTATAAAAACGGATCAGACCCTTTGGGCGACCGGTAACCTGGACCACTCCGGTCTGATCAGCAGCAACGATGTCAAAACGCCGGTGGAGATAGAAGATAGTGTGCTGTCGGTTTCCTCGGGAACAAATCATACCCTGCTATTAAGAACGGACAGTACCCTTTGGGTGTGGGGTGGGAATGCCTTTGGCGAATTGGGCGATGGAACATTTGAGAATAGAACAAAGCCCGTGAAAATTATGGACCATGTAAAGACGATGGCAGCCGGTTTCCGGTGCAGCTACGTCGTAAAAGCGGATAATACGCTCTGGGCCTGTGGGATAAATCAATACGGAAAACTGGGCGACGGCAGCACGACCGACAAGTCAGCCTTTGTTAAAATTATGGACGATGTGAAGATGGCTGCTGCGGGCACCGAACATGTGCTCTTTCTGAAAACCGACGGTACGGTGTGGGCTTGTGGGTGGAACAACTATGGGCAATTAGGTGACGGCACCCGGACAGATCGCCCAACACCTGTAAAAGTAATGGAGGGCATTAGGCTGATTGCTGCCGGGTCGCACCGCAGTCTGATCGTGAAGGAGGATAATACCGTATGGGGCTGTGGATCCGGCGCCAATGGAGAGTTTGGAATTGGGATAACGAATTTCGAGTTGTCATTCAAAAAAATGTTACTGCCCTAA
- a CDS encoding fibrobacter succinogenes major paralogous domain-containing protein yields MNAKKWELKNMQRRVSVILLCALLVHVNSCLEDNNPEVRLPTLTTVAVGSITSTSATSGGDITDDGGAEVTGRGICWSTSANPTVTDPKTADGTGTGTFASSLTGLTPNITYHVRAYATNKVGTAYGNELSFTTAIVFSAPILLPTTPASSIGLTSALSGGIVSSDGGAGVTMHGVCWSVNHNPTTDDEKTMDGPGTGSFTSTISGLMGHTTYYVRAYATNNLGTGYGTEVSFTTQGIHGPVGLVDADGNSYDSVVIGSQIWMTENLKTTRYNDGSAIAFITDSLAWLADKLGAYTWYHNDISYEGTYGALYNWYAVNTGKLCPTDWHVPTEDEWITLENYLIANGYNYDGSTNGDWKTNNKIAKALADLSTWEPSGDLGSPGNTDFQNKRNATGFNARAGGFKDFYGSFGFFVSQGLWFRYEGLNGAWWSSSEEVPGAISAYWHQISTYQPGVLRSHNDKYYGLSIRCVKN; encoded by the coding sequence ATGAACGCAAAAAAATGGGAATTGAAAAATATGCAGAGAAGAGTTTCTGTCATTTTACTTTGTGCACTGTTGGTGCATGTAAATAGTTGTCTGGAAGACAATAATCCTGAAGTACGGCTGCCTACATTGACTACCGTTGCTGTCGGCAGCATTACGTCGACCTCGGCTACCAGTGGTGGAGACATTACGGATGATGGCGGCGCTGAGGTGACCGGGCGTGGCATTTGTTGGAGCACAAGCGCGAACCCCACGGTTACAGATCCTAAAACTGCGGACGGAACGGGCACAGGCACTTTTGCAAGCTCGCTCACCGGGCTCACTCCAAATATAACCTACCACGTCCGGGCGTATGCCACGAACAAAGTTGGAACGGCCTACGGAAATGAGTTGTCTTTTACAACAGCCATTGTTTTTAGCGCACCCATCCTGCTGCCCACAACACCTGCTTCCTCCATTGGACTAACTTCCGCTTTGAGTGGCGGCATCGTATCCAGCGATGGTGGAGCGGGCGTTACCATGCATGGCGTGTGCTGGAGCGTGAACCACAATCCAACAACCGATGATGAGAAAACGATGGATGGACCCGGTACGGGAAGTTTTACAAGCACCATCAGCGGACTCATGGGCCACACCACGTATTATGTGCGCGCCTACGCCACGAATAACCTGGGTACGGGATATGGGACTGAAGTATCTTTTACGACGCAAGGTATTCATGGTCCGGTAGGTCTGGTCGATGCCGATGGGAATAGTTATGACAGCGTGGTGATCGGCTCGCAGATCTGGATGACGGAGAACCTGAAGACCACGCGATACAATGATGGAAGCGCCATTGCCTTCATCACCGATAGCCTGGCCTGGCTCGCCGATAAACTGGGTGCCTACACCTGGTACCATAATGACATCAGCTATGAGGGAACATACGGCGCGTTATACAATTGGTATGCCGTGAACACCGGGAAATTATGTCCCACCGATTGGCACGTGCCCACGGAGGACGAGTGGATCACTTTGGAAAATTACCTCATTGCCAATGGGTATAATTATGATGGTAGTACGAATGGCGACTGGAAAACCAATAATAAAATCGCAAAAGCATTGGCTGATCTTTCCACTTGGGAGCCCTCTGGTGATTTGGGTTCCCCCGGCAACACCGATTTTCAAAACAAAAGAAATGCAACCGGATTCAACGCTCGGGCTGGCGGCTTTAAAGATTTCTATGGTTCATTTGGTTTTTTTGTATCCCAGGGTCTCTGGTTCCGGTACGAGGGACTTAATGGCGCGTGGTGGAGTTCATCGGAAGAAGTTCCGGGCGCCATTTCCGCCTATTGGCACCAGATCAGTACCTACCAGCCGGGAGTTCTTCGCAGTCATAATGATAAATATTATGGGCTTTCGATTCGATGCGTGAAGAATTGA
- a CDS encoding VOC family protein, whose product MSQSSQVIIPMLSYEDGAAAIEWLCHVFQFTEKTRWLDDSGRLSHGEIAMGESMIMLASPTPDYQSPRHHREICKQAAKWHEVPYVIDGVLVMVDDVAAHFQHAKANGAAILSPLETGGPGTRYRAEDLEGHRWMFMSR is encoded by the coding sequence ATGTCCCAATCTTCCCAAGTGATCATTCCCATGCTGTCATACGAAGACGGCGCGGCGGCGATCGAGTGGCTTTGCCACGTATTCCAATTCACCGAAAAAACCCGATGGCTCGATGACAGCGGCCGGTTGTCGCACGGTGAGATCGCGATGGGCGAAAGCATGATCATGCTGGCATCGCCCACACCCGACTATCAAAGTCCGCGTCATCATCGTGAAATTTGCAAGCAGGCCGCTAAATGGCATGAAGTCCCTTATGTGATCGACGGCGTGTTGGTGATGGTCGACGATGTGGCGGCACATTTTCAACATGCGAAGGCAAACGGAGCAGCCATTCTATCACCCCTTGAAACGGGTGGGCCGGGCACGCGTTACCGGGCTGAAGATCTGGAGGGGCATCGGTGGATGTTTATGTCGCGTTGA
- a CDS encoding MarR family winged helix-turn-helix transcriptional regulator, protein MTPESLQTNIIFLCGDFAHVFHQAMTRAFRAHRIPVTIEQFSILAVLFYQNGINQKEIGTLLGRDKTTMTRIISNMVKNKLIRRITDKRDGRGKLIYLTGKGEAIQKKAVGVSGKLYLKVVKDIHEKELVQGMTLVSKMIKNVHASL, encoded by the coding sequence ATGACCCCTGAGTCTCTCCAAACGAATATTATTTTTCTCTGTGGCGATTTTGCCCACGTGTTTCACCAGGCCATGACGCGGGCGTTCAGAGCCCATCGGATTCCCGTGACGATAGAGCAATTTTCCATCCTGGCAGTGCTGTTTTATCAGAACGGGATCAATCAAAAGGAGATCGGAACGCTGCTGGGTCGCGATAAGACAACGATGACCCGGATCATTTCGAATATGGTGAAGAATAAATTGATCCGCCGGATAACCGACAAGCGCGACGGCCGTGGGAAGCTGATCTACCTGACAGGAAAAGGAGAAGCCATTCAAAAGAAAGCGGTCGGGGTGTCGGGGAAATTGTACCTGAAGGTCGTCAAAGATATTCATGAAAAGGAACTCGTCCAGGGCATGACCCTGGTTTCCAAAATGATAAAGAACGTTCACGCATCCCTCTAA
- a CDS encoding ATP-binding protein, translated as MILPRPAILLFLCWMVMAGQSTALGQEMSDGILAQKIQSLKNDSLDALLHKLYLHEVSMPLEKSIPHAKHILEIAKRTHNSEAIAKVYSNVGQLYLDHQKLAEAFENFKISYILSQSENVATKAWVVLHIAHFYFNIDLLPEAEKKTIESITWLRQLDKKELLFATTYFLSMIYYRENKFDSALHASKEVISLFKAIKHPGRQDTTEFISAHNTVGLCYFFRGDYDEALNWYKEVVNLSRVLNMKVWEGIASGSRGKLYLKLGYLEKALEETRNELAISKESKEWSDACNSAVSMGKILTLMKRYPEAERYMDSAKNLLPHSKEIRFKFTYYEERAELSRAEGKFKDAFEVLRKLDREKDSVNEQNEIANVKRGAAKQEIEKRDTEIELLQAKNEILALEAGRSNLLGKVLIGSIVTFVFLMAIVYKAYRNKQLSNTQLMAKNEVIEKHEKELVVSLENLKIAQAHLVQSEKMASLGQLTAGIAHEINNPLNFILGGVEAVGDEIQDLKVLAKNPSSQAEDFEASEKNIGALLETVKNGVHRINKIIDSLLFFSAPQPYSHEKVDIHSTLEATLTIMNNKIKEAQIQVMKVYGDVPPVPASPVQLSQVFLNIIDNAVYALKKIEGQRNLIITTTLQEKKLKISFSDNGIGIPDKVVGNIMDPFFTTKEVGKGTGLGLSISLGIIHNHSGSLQVFSKEGKGAEFVIYLPLNGFDEQVFQRPLTPR; from the coding sequence ATGATTTTACCCCGACCGGCCATATTGCTTTTTCTATGCTGGATGGTAATGGCCGGCCAGTCGACCGCTCTTGGGCAGGAAATGAGTGATGGCATCCTGGCGCAGAAAATCCAGTCGTTGAAAAATGACAGCCTGGACGCGTTGCTGCACAAACTCTATCTGCATGAAGTCAGCATGCCCTTGGAGAAGAGCATCCCACATGCAAAGCACATCCTGGAAATAGCAAAGCGAACTCACAACAGCGAAGCGATTGCAAAGGTCTACAGCAATGTGGGGCAACTTTATTTGGATCATCAAAAACTTGCGGAAGCTTTTGAGAATTTTAAGATCTCCTATATCCTCTCGCAGTCGGAAAACGTGGCGACAAAAGCCTGGGTTGTTCTTCATATAGCGCATTTTTATTTCAACATCGATCTATTGCCTGAGGCGGAGAAGAAAACCATAGAATCGATAACATGGCTTCGGCAATTGGATAAGAAGGAGCTGCTGTTCGCCACAACCTACTTCCTTTCCATGATCTATTATCGCGAGAATAAATTTGATTCCGCGCTTCATGCGTCGAAGGAAGTGATCTCTCTTTTTAAAGCGATCAAGCATCCCGGCAGGCAAGACACCACGGAGTTCATTAGTGCCCACAATACCGTCGGTCTTTGCTATTTTTTCAGGGGAGATTACGACGAAGCGTTGAATTGGTATAAGGAAGTAGTAAACCTGTCGCGGGTTTTAAACATGAAAGTGTGGGAGGGAATCGCGAGTGGAAGCCGCGGGAAACTGTATTTAAAATTGGGTTATTTGGAAAAGGCGCTGGAAGAGACCCGGAATGAGCTGGCGATCTCCAAGGAATCGAAAGAGTGGTCCGACGCCTGCAATTCCGCCGTTTCCATGGGGAAGATTTTGACGTTGATGAAGCGATATCCGGAAGCAGAACGCTACATGGATTCAGCAAAAAATTTATTGCCGCATAGCAAAGAGATCAGATTCAAATTCACCTATTACGAAGAGCGGGCAGAACTTTCAAGGGCCGAGGGAAAATTCAAAGATGCGTTTGAAGTTTTGCGGAAATTGGACAGGGAGAAGGATTCTGTGAATGAGCAGAATGAAATAGCCAATGTCAAGCGCGGTGCGGCCAAACAGGAAATAGAAAAGCGGGATACGGAAATTGAATTGCTCCAGGCTAAAAATGAAATCTTAGCGTTGGAGGCCGGACGCAGCAATTTGCTTGGCAAAGTGCTCATCGGCTCCATAGTAACATTTGTTTTCCTGATGGCGATCGTATACAAAGCGTATCGGAATAAGCAATTGTCCAACACACAGCTCATGGCCAAGAATGAAGTCATCGAGAAGCACGAGAAGGAATTGGTGGTTTCGTTGGAGAATCTCAAAATTGCCCAGGCCCACCTGGTGCAGTCGGAAAAAATGGCGTCGCTGGGTCAACTGACGGCGGGCATTGCGCACGAGATCAATAACCCGTTGAATTTCATTCTGGGTGGCGTGGAGGCTGTTGGCGATGAGATCCAGGACTTAAAAGTATTGGCAAAAAATCCTTCCAGCCAGGCAGAAGATTTTGAGGCATCTGAAAAGAATATTGGAGCGCTTTTAGAGACGGTAAAGAATGGTGTCCATCGTATCAACAAAATTATTGACAGCCTGCTTTTTTTCTCGGCCCCTCAGCCCTACAGCCACGAGAAAGTTGATATTCATAGTACGCTGGAGGCAACGCTGACCATTATGAACAACAAGATCAAGGAAGCACAGATCCAGGTTATGAAGGTCTATGGTGATGTGCCCCCCGTTCCGGCGAGCCCCGTTCAACTCAGCCAGGTGTTTCTCAATATTATCGACAACGCCGTTTACGCTTTAAAAAAAATCGAAGGGCAGCGAAATTTGATCATCACCACGACCCTGCAAGAGAAAAAATTGAAAATAAGTTTCTCCGACAACGGTATCGGGATACCCGACAAGGTCGTGGGAAATATCATGGACCCTTTTTTTACAACCAAAGAAGTGGGTAAGGGCACGGGTCTTGGCTTGTCGATCAGTTTGGGGATCATCCACAACCACAGTGGCTCGTTGCAAGTATTTAGCAAAGAAGGAAAAGGTGCCGAGTTTGTTATTTACCTCCCGCTAAACGGCTTTGATGAACAAGTTTTCCAAAGACCGCTAACGCCTCGTTGA